AGAGAACACATAGCACGCACCAGACACTATGCCAGGGGTTGGGGATATATCAAGACAATAGAGTCTCTGCCTCAGTAGAATTTATCGTTTTGTGGGGAAGACGTTAATCAAATAACCCCCAAAGGAAAGTATAGCAGGTTATGTTACCTGGAGTCTGAGGAGGGAGAAATCCTTTTGTTGATGAAACTAGAGGCAGGAAGACAAGGTAGGAGACTGGTACAATTGTCCAGATAAGAGAACCAAAGCTGAACCGAGGTAGGGTCGTAggcaaggggaggagggaaggggtttAAGGGGTGTTAGGGGAGTTGGAATCAGTTATTTGTAGTCTTAAAGTGGACCCAGGTGGGATGAGGGGAGGATGCTGTGATGTGGTCAAGACTTCTAAGGGTGAATGGAGGTGCCATTCAGTGAGCTGGGGAACATAGTAGGGGTGACTGGTGGGAGGGGAGGTGCAGAGGGGTTGGGAAGAATtggacatgttgaatttgaggtaTTGTATagatatttctggaatttttctagAGAAGAATAAACTGTGAAGTTGAAATGAAATATATGCATGAAGGACCTAGGAGCactcagtaggtgctcagtgtaTGGAGGCTTTTATTGTTATACTGGAATCATTATCATCACTGTTTCTATTAATTATTAATGCTGTGTTAGAGCAGTCAGATGAGAAGGTAGTTCTTCACTCCCTGAGAGAATGACCCAGCCCTCTGAACCTTCTCTTTTTAGCCTGACTCTGTCGCTGGCGGAAAAGGAACAGAGACTCCTTGTTTTACAAGAGGCTGACTCTGTTCGACAGCAAGAGCTGAGCTCCTTGCGCCGGGAcatgcaggaggcccaggcaggGCAGAAAGAGCTCAGCGCCCAGGTATTTCCCACCCCACTAAGAGCCCTCTTCCTTGGTGGAAACCTCCTTCTGGAGTCGGCAGGTGATTGCTCAGTCACGCTGAGACCTCAGCAGCCCTGGCAGGAGGGGGCAGCCAGGACCGGGCTGGGTGGGGCTTGGCAACCTGACCCAGAGTTGAGAACGGACCCTGTGGGGAACCTGATGGCCCAGAACACAGTGCCCAGAGGGGCAGAGCTCACACAGGCCTGGTTCAAGCCCAGCCGCTGCCAAGTGTGCCTGGTCTGCCTGGCAAGACACAGCAGGGGGAATAAGTATTACTCCAGACGGGGTCAGCGGCAGCCTCTTGCTTCCAGGGACTCAGTCTGCTCACAGCAGGACCCCAGACCTTGTGCACAGAGGAAGGATGGAACTGGGAGGAGAATAATGAGGAAGTGAGAGCTAGACGTAGACTGTGGCAGATGAGGACCCAGGTCTGCCTGTTAGACGATCCTGGGTGTGACTCCCAGCTCCACTGCTTCCTGGTTGTGCGAACATCACTTTATTCAACCATAAAACAAGGATGATAATTCTTAATCATTATAGGAATATATAAAGTGTCAGGAacacagtaagcattcaataaatggtagccatTATTATCGTGACTGGTCTTTTTAGGCTCAGTGTCAGTGTTTCAGGCAGATTTCTAATCATAGCAGGGAGCTGGCATAGTTGCCAGGGGGACCAGGGCCAAAGCCCATTTGCATAGCCCAGGCCCATGTGTCAGGAGTCCGTAGGTGGGCATGTAGGTTAAACCTAGGGTTACACTCATTCCGGAGCCCTCCCTTCCTGCTGGAGAGCTGAGCCTACTGAAATCCTCCCAGCCCCAGTCAAGGTTTGCACAGGGATTGAGTGGGGTCAGGCCCAGGAGGGTCTGGGGAGAGGGTATCCATTCCCTGCTCAGAGTGACCATACTTCCTCTTTGGCAGGTGGAATTACTGAAGCAGGAGGTGAAGGAAAAGGAGGCTGACTTTCTGGCCCAGGAAGCACAGCTGCTGGAGGAGCTAGAGGCAGCTCGAGTAACAGAACAGCAGCTACAAGCTTCCTTGTGGGCCCAGGAAACCAAGGCAGCCCAACTACAGCTGCGACTGCGCAGCACGGAGAGCCACCTGGATGCCCTGGCAGCGGGACAGCAGCCTGGGCACCAGGCCCAGGTCCAGCTGGCCAGCCTCTGTTCTGTCTTGCAGCAGGCCCTGGGGTCTCCTTATGAGAGGGGGCTTGAGCTGAGTGGTGGGGGAGACTCGGCTTCCTCCCTCTGGGGCCCTGAGCCAGGTGAGGCAGCCACCCAGGAACTCAGTTCTTTGGTCAAAGCCAGGCCTAGCTCccaggggagaagggaagggaatgcAGTTCCTTAGGCAATACTCATCAAGGCCAAGGCCACAGACTCTGGGATTAATTCAATCAGAGTTTGAACCCCAGCTCGGCCATTTGCTAgatgtgtgtccttgggcaagtcacctcttctctttgaatttgattttctcaactataaaatgagggTGTTAAAAGTActtaccaggacttccctggtggcgcagtggttgagaatccgcctgccaatgcaggggacacgggttcgatccctggtccaggaagatcccacatgccatggagcaactaagcccgtgcaccacacttactgagcccatgtgccacaactactgaagcccatgagcctagagcccgtgctccgcaacaagagaagccaccgcaatgagaagcccgcacactgcaacgaagagcagccccctccatccgcaactagagagaaagcccgagcacagcaacgaagacccaacgcagccaaaaataaataatttttttttttagaagaagtACTTACCTCTTGGGAGTTTTTTAAGGAGTTAATAAGATGACAAATAAAATCGTTCACACAGTTCCTGGCACTTATTAAATGCCTAACAAATGATAGCATTTTCTAATGCacatcacagtgcctggcacgtaggtATGCAGACAGGGCATGATGAACAAACTGCTGAGAAGGGGTTCTTTGAGGAGAAGAGGGATGGGTGGGAAGGCCAAGGCCAGGCCTGGGAGGTATGGCTGTTTCTTTTCATAGTGCAGCCAGGTCAGGAGGTGTTTCCTCACTTTTTCAGACCAGAATGGAGCTAGGATCCTCTTTAAGAGATGGCCCCTGCAGACGGCTCTCTCAGCTGAGGCGGTAGCGTCTGCCCTCCAGAAGCTTCACCAAGACCTGTGGAAGACGCAGCGGGCCCGGGTATGTGtctctgttctccttcctcaGGCTCTTCACCTACGCCGAAAAAGACTTGTGAAGCACTTTGACCTGTTTTATTTCTGACGTAAAGTTGGGATGAGTACCACCTCTGTCACTTACTACCCGGCAACTGTGAATAAAGCATTTGGCGTCCTGGGCCTTGGTTTCACTAGTAAAGTAGGGCAAATCGTGCCTGCCTCACAgggctgtgaggaataaatgagtgagGGACTCGAGTGAGCCCTGTAAAACGTGATACTCTGTATAGACCTGTGATACCGTTTTGCATCATTTTCCTCTCAGCCATGAATTGTTCTTGGTGTCAAGACCTCCAAGAAACACCTGACAAATTGGGGATCGCTGAGGTTTGAGGTTGCCATTTATAGGAACATTCTAGGCCTAAGACTGAACTAAATGTCCCCCAAATTCCACCTCACAGTGAACCCATCAGTCAGTAAAAATTGAGTGTCACCTATATATATGCCAGCCGCTCTGAGCTAGGGATACAAAAAGGAGAAAGACCTGCTCTCTGCCCTCAAGAAGACTTGTGACAGGGCTGAGCAACCAGGCTGCATCCTAAGATAAAGCAGAACTGATAGAAATAATTGGATCAATAACAGATGTACATGATAATAATAGGAGGAAGGGACAATTGGGAGGGTCAGAAGGAGGGAAGCAGTGACCTTTGAGCTAAGCTTTGAAGTAGGAGTTTGAGGAGAGGAGAGATGATCCCAGGCTAAGACTTCAGCAGGAGTTCTGTTTCAAAGACAGACGAGTCAGAAGGGGAACCCTAGGCTCCAGCCATTTGGAGCAGAGCCTGTCATCCCTTCCAGGAGCCAAATGCACATGAGTTCAGAGGTAAATAACCCAGCAATCTGAGAGTAGGTCCGTGATGGCAGACCCTGACAGGCTGAGGGAAGAGAGGGATCGGGCCCTGAACTGGGGCGGCTTTTTGGAAGATGAGGAACTTGAGTTCCACACCCTTTCTTTCCCAGGATGATCTGAGGGATCAGGCCCGGAAGCTGGAACAGCGTCTCACTGATACAGAGGCTGAGAAGAACCAGATCCACACAGAGTTGCAGGCTCTGCAGAGACAGCTCTCCCAGAACCAGGAAGGTGAGAAGCTTAAGGCAGGGGTGGGTTTGgggcagaagaaaggaaaggcaggAAGCCCAGTGGGGCGGGATCAGGCCCGGGAGCCACTGCTTACCCACAACTGTGAGATTTACCTAGAGGCGTCTCCAAAGGGGcgatgaccccccccccccccccgccgtgaACTATTTTGTGTACTTTGCTTGGCCTTTGAGAGCCGTCCTGGAAGAAGGGATTAGGAGGAACAGATTTGGTGAACTGAGGGAAGTTGCTAGCTAGGCTTCTGTTTTTTCTGTGAAGATTTAAAAACTGGCACCCTAAGGTCAGGTCTATAAGAACACTGTAAAATTCTATGTCTTTCATCATTTATCAGTGTTACTTATTTTGTTATCTCCAACTATGTTCTCAAATGATTAACCTTTGACAGCAGAAGGATTATGGGCTTGTTTGGGAGATAGGAAGAGGGGGAAATCTGGGGAGAAGCTATCTGTGCCACAGCCAAGGGCTAGGAAGGGTGGTGACTactaggaaaggaaaggagaggggagggtcTTGCGACTCAAGGCTCAACTGTAGAAGGGAAGAAGACAACGTGGGGAGTCGATCTGGGTCTTAAAAGTATCCCAAACGGCTCCCTGAGAGCCACACACATACAGTTGGGTTCTGGTGCATTTTGCAGAAATGGAGGGTACCCAGCAGAGCAACCCTGGTCTCTAGGAACCTCTGCAAAATCATAGACTTAGGGACTGGAAAGGACCTCCAACATCATCTAGCTCAACCCTGTCTGGAATCCAAGGTTGAGAATCTGTGATCGGGATGGGAAGTGTTGGGATGATTGTCAGGCACTGCTGGAGCTGGGCAGCAGATGCAGACACGAGTCTGGAAGCAGCAGGGAGCCTAGACAGACAGGAGCAGCTGGCAGACGGGTGATGCCTCTATGAAACTGGGTGTAATTCTCTCCTTCTTGGCCTTTTCCTCCTTTGATTCTATTCCCCATCTTCCATCTGCCTCTACGTCCCTCCTTTCCTCCAATCATGGTTCTTCCTCCACTACCTGTCTTCCCAAAGAGAAATCCAACTGGGAAGGAAAACAGAACTCCCTAGAATCTGAGCTGAGGGAGCTGCGTGAAACTGTGACATCCTTCCAGAGTCGCCTACGGCAAGCAGAGCTCCAGGGAATAGAAGCCCAGGTAAGGTGTTTctggtttgggggaggggttgcTTCAGGAGTAGTCCCTCAGGGCCCAGGATCGAGCCCATCCTGGCCCATGGTCATACCCCATCCATATGTAGTGCCCAGCTTCCTTCAGCagtgtctctgtttctctggctCTCCCCACATCCCTGAGGGCCATTATTAAGGCCCTAGTGAATCCTCCTTTAATTACTTTTTCTGAATTGAGGTTGAGATTTTTGTCCCTTTCCCTGAAGGACTAGAGTCTGGGATGACTCATTTGCAACAGTTTTTCCCCTCTGAGCACAGCAGAGCCCGGGGTAGGGTAGGGATATTCTTTTACAGTATCAGCCTAAGTGGAACACCCAGTTCCTTTTGCCCAAATCCTTGACAATGCTGgtgctgcagaggaaggaaaggaagggcctGTGTTGGAGTGACAGTTTCAGGGAAGTATAGTTTAAGGTGGTTTTGCATCTTGTTTTCAGAATGAGCGAGAGTTACTGCAGGCAGCCAAGGAGAACCTGACTGCCCAGGTGGAACATCTCCAAGCATCTGTGGCAGAAGCCAGGGCTCAGGCAAGCGCTGCTGGGGTCCTGGAGGAAGACCTGAGAACTGTGCGCtcagcactgaaactgaaaaacGAGGAGGTGGAGAGTGAGCGCGAGCGAGCCCAGGCCCTGCAGGAGCAGGGCAAGCTGAAGGTGGCCCAGGGGAAGGCTTTGCAGGAGAATCTGGCTCGCCTGGCCCAGACCCTGTCTGAAAGAGAAGAGGAGGTGGAGACTCTGCAGGGAAAAATCCAGGTGCTGGAGAAGCAATGGGAAATGCAAAAGGCTGCTTTGGAAGTGCTGTCCCTGGACCTGAAGAAGAGGACCCAAGAGGTGGATCTGCAGCGAGAACAGATCCGGGAGCTGGAGGAGTGTAGGTCTGTTCTAGAGCATCTCCCCATGGCTGTCCAGGAGCAAGAGCAGAAGCTGACTCTGCAGCGGGAGCAGATCAAGGAGCTTGAGAAGGACCAGGAGGCGCAGAGGAACATCTTGGAGCATCAGCTTCTGCAACTTGAGAAGAAGGCCCAAGTGATTGAGTCCCAGAAAGGACAGATTGAGGACCTGAAGAAGCAGCTGGTTACCATGGAACGCCTGGCCCTGGACCTAGAGGAAAACCACCACAAAGTGGAATGCCAGCAAAAGGCGATCGAGGAGCTGGAGGGCCAGAGGGAAATGCAGAGGGTGGCTCTGACCCACCTTACACTGGACCTGGAGGAGAGGAGCCAGGAGCTGCAGGTGCAGGGCAGCCAGATCCAGGAGCTGGAGAGCCAGAGCACCCTCCTGGCAAGAGAACTCCAGGAGAAGGACCAGGAGGTGACGTCCCAGCAAGACCAGATCAAGGAGCTGCAGAGGCAGAAAGAGCATCTGACTCAGGACCTGGAGAGGAGGGAGCAGGACATGGTGCTGCTGAAGGAAAGGATTCAGGTCCTGGAAGATCAGAGGACCCTGCAGACCAAGATCCTGGAGGAGGACCTGGAGCAGATCAAGCTGTCCTTGAGAGAACGGGGCCGGGAGCTGGCCTCTCAGAGGCAGCTGATGCAGGAGCgggcagaggaagggaagggccAGAGTAAAGCTCAGCGAGGGAGCCTGGAGCACATGAAGCTGATCCTGCGCGATAAGGAGAAGGAGTTGGAATGCCAGCAGGAGCGTATCCAGGAGCTTCAGGAGCACAAGGACCAGCTGGAGCAGCAGCTCCAGGGCCTACACAGGAAGGTGGGGGAGACCAGCCTACTCCTGACCCAGCAGGAGCAGGAGATAGTGGTCCTGCAGCGGCACCTGCAGGAAGCCAGGGAGCAGGGGGAGCTGAAAGAGCAGGCACTTCAGGGTCGGCTGGACGAGGCCCAGAGGGCCCTGGCCCAGGGTGCCCGGGAGCTCGAGGCCCTGcagcaccagcagcagcagcaggcccAGGGCCAGGAGGAGAGCGTGAAGGAACAGGCGGGCTCGCTGCGGCAAGCTCTGGAGCAGGCCCACGCCACACTGCAGGAGTGCCAGGCTGAGCTGGAGGGCCACAAGGAACACGCGCAGAGGCTCCAGGAAGAGCTGGCAGTGGAGAGACAGCGGGTCCAGGCCCTGGAGGAGGTGCTGGGTGACCTAAGGGCTGAGTCTCGGGAGCAGGAGAAGGCTCTGCTGGCCCTCCAGCAACAGTGCGCCGCACAGGCCCAGGAGCATGAGGCGGAGGCCAGGACCCTGCGGGACAGCTGGCTGCAGGCAGAGGTGATGCTCCAGGAACGGGACCGGGAGCGGGAGGCCCTCCGGGCAGATGGCCAGTCCTCCCAGTGTCGGGAGGAGGCTGCCAGGGTCCAGGCTGAGGCTCTGCAGAAGGCCCTCAGCAAGGCTCAGGCCACCCTGCAGGAGAAAGAGCAGCATCTCCTTGGGCAGGCGGAGCTGAGCCGCAGCCTGGAGGCCAGCACGGCCACCTTGCAGGCTGCCCTGGACTCCTGCCAGGCACAATCCCGGCAGCTGGAGGAGGCCCTGAGGAAGCGGGAAGGTGAGATCGAGGACCAGGACCTCCGACACCAGGAGGCCGTGCGGCAGCTCCAGGAGGCACTTGCCCAGAGGGATGAAGAGCTGAGACACCAGAGGAGGCAGGGACAGCTGCTGGAGAAGGCTCTGGCCCAGCGGGGCCTAGAGGATGCGACCCAAGAGAAGCAGGAGCCAAGGCacgagagagaagaggaagagacgaGGGGCCTTCGTGAGAGCCTAAGGCAGCTACGGTGGACTCTAGCCCAAAAGGAAGAGGAGATCCTGGAGCTGAGGGAGGCCCGGCCAAGGAAGGGTCTGGAGGACTCACCCCCCAGCCACAGAGCCTCCCCAGGAGAGGAGCCGTCTCCCACACTTGATTCCTCAGGTCCCAGGCTGCAGCGGGAGCTGGAGCGACTACAGGTGGCCCTGAGGCAGACAGAGGCCAGAGAGATCGAGTGGAGGGAGAAGGCCCAGGACCTGGCACTGTCCCTGGCCCAGAGCAAGGCCAGCGTCAGCAGTCTGCAGGAGATAGCCCTGTTCCTGCAAGCCTCTGTCCGGGAGCGGGACTCGGAACAGCAGAGGCTGCAGGTGAGTCACCCCGTGGGTGGGAAGGGCTGGGGCAGAGCCCGGTCTGCCTGGGCTCCGGGGCTGCCTGCACCTCAGGGTGTAAGAAAGCTGAGGTCACGAGCACCTCAACAGAGTGGAATCCAGGTTACTGTGCTAGTGCGGTGGGGGAAGATGTGGCAtccacagtccctgccctcctagAGCTGATGGTCTAGTGGAAAAGCAGTTATAATGCAGTGCCTAATTAGGGTTGGTGCCTGACACGTGAAGTTTCGTATGCTCTGAGCATACCGGAGGGACCACCCCACCTTTCCTGGTAGAAGTGGTGTTTAAGATTAGATCTGAAGGGACCAGTAAGGAAAGAGCCAAGCACAggttgagggagggagaggaagaaggaggaaagagagcgTGGAGTATCTGTGAGGGAGTTCAGACTGCCAGGGACAGAGAAGAGGCTCTGGCAAGAGAAGAGAGGACAGCAGGGGGCCATCATTTAGGGCTTGTCAGCATGTTAAGGACCTGGGTGACCAGTGCGAAGTGGATGAAGGGTTTGGGGCAGGGGAGTGACACGATCAGGTCACTGATCGGGTCACTGATAGTTCAGAAAGATGGCTCAGGCTGCCGggggagcaactgtagacctgGGGAGACTGACCAGGAGAGAAGTAGGAATggttattatcttcattttatagttgaggaacgGCAgttaagagaggttaagtaacctgtccaaggtcatcCAGCTAGTAAAGGGCAGAACTAGGGTTAGACCTAAGCAGGCTGGCCTCGTACTACTAAGCTCCTCTCTCCCAGACAGCCTCCACCCACACGTGTACCTTCCGTTCCTCTTCTCTGTCTGTCCTCTTGACCTTTACCATTTATGAACCCTAGGGTGCCTAGAAAATATCTAGCACTAGTCTTCCCATTTATCTAAAGGGGTTTAATCCCAGAGGCTTAATCTAAGCTTCACGtggtctttttgtgtgtgtgtgtgtgtgtgtgtgtgtgtgtgtgtgtgtgtgtgtggccgcgcctcccagcatgtgggatcttagttccctgaccagggatcaaacccacgccccctgcattgggagtgcggagtcttaaccactggaccaccagggaagtcctcactgtGGTCATTTTACAAACGAGGTAATTGGGGTTTGGAAAGAGCTCATACCTTTACCCAGGTCATATAGCAAATAGGCGATGACACAATACCCGGCTCTATGTGATTCCTGGGTCCATGCTCTTTCCACAACACCTAGTGCTCCCAATTGTCACTTAGCTTAGGGGAGATCTAAaacgggagttccctggtggcctagtggttagggtctcactgccgtggccctggttcaatccctggtcggggaactaagatcccacaagccatgcggtgcggccaaaaaaataaaaataaaaataaaataaataaataaaatgagacagGTTTTAGTCCTAGTCCACCATGTATCCTTGGGAAGATCCCTCTCTGCTCCTTAGTTTtatccacctgtaaaatgaaagttATCCACTAGAATAGCTCAGAGAAGCCAGGAAAAGTAAGACTATAACCTGATGAGAAAATTGTTGAGGACGGAGTGTGGAGTGGGTCTTGATATGAGGCCATAATGGTGTGACTCACCCCAGGATGAGTTGGAGCTCAGCAGACAAGCTCTGGAGAAGGAGCGACTGCACAACCCAGGCCTGACCAGCCGAGCAGAACGGGGGCCCAGAGGAGACCCCGGCGCCCAGCTGGGAGAGGTGAGCTGGGGGCCTGGTGGGAACAGATGGCCCAGGAGGGAGCGCCTGTCCAGGGGCTTGTCCCCTTCCCCTGGGAATTGGGTCCCTGTAGCCCAGACCTGCCAAGTTAGTCCTTTGCCCTCTATCTGTTCCCCACCTGTCTGAGGGGCTGCCCGGCTGAGACAGACAGGTCTCTCCTTCAGGTCTCGGGAGCGAAGACTGAGCCGAGTCCTGAGGTGGAGGAGAAGCAGCTCTGGGAGCAGAGGCTTGAACACCTGCAGCGAGCGGTGGCGCGGCTGGAGGTTGACCGAAGCCGACTGCAGCACCACAATGCCCAGCTGCGGACCACCCTGGAGCAGGTGGGGGACTCCTGTCCTCAGCTCCCTCCCCGGTCCGCTGGGCATGCATCTCCACTTCTCATGCAGCCCCCAGAGAAGGGGTTAGTAAACTATAGCCCAGGGGCCAAATTCAGCCCACTGCCCGTTTCTGAAAATAAAGCTGTTTGGAGACACTGCAGTAGTCGTGACACAGATCGAATGGCCCACAGCGCCTATAATActacagaaaaggtttgctggCCCTGCTTCAAAGGCTGAGGAGGCCGGCCCCACCTCCTCTGCCGCAGCAGCACTTTGCACTCAGGGCTGCCTCAGCAAGTGCTCTCCTCAGCCCAGTTCAGCTTCCCACGGCTGCTGGCCCGTTATACTTGCCCCACCCTCACACCGGCCTCCTCTCAGAAAAGGCGGCTCTGCTCCAGACCCAGAGCCAAGCCCAGCCCTGACTTCTCACTCGCATCTCGGCAGGTGGAGCGAGAGCGGAGGAAACTGAAGAGGGATTCCCTGCGAGCATCGCGGGCGGGCGTCCTGGAGAGCGGTGAAGCCACGGCAccgtcacccacccagcaggttTGTCTGTTTCATCGACTGCAGCCTCAGGAGAGCCCAAACCCAGCCACTAGAAACAGCCCTCTGCAGTGCGTATCCCAGGCTCCCCTTGCAAGGGGAGGAGCCACTCCAGCCAGTCCGTAGGGCCCCTCCTGACCGGGCTCTGCCCCACCCAGCACTGTCCCTGACCCGGAAAGGAGGCCCAACATCAGTGGGCGGGGCTGGAGTCAGCCCTGCTTTCTGAGGAACCCAGCCTTCACTGATACACAGTCCACCTGCCCCCCGACCAGTGCTTCAGGCTCCCAGGAGCAGGCCTCCTGGGGCTTCTGGTCTCTCCCTGCATGTAGGTGTTGGGTGGTGCTTGCCAGACCTGGATGTTCCTAGGAGCTTGATAGCAGCTTCATGGACCTCTTAGACTTCCTTGCCCTTTGCAATACTGAATTTACAAGATATAGGTCCAGGGTAGTTCCTGGGGCCAGAAGGATCTGGGGGAAGACACCACAAACCAGCACTCTTTTAGTTGAGTTATGCCTGTCAGTAGACAGCCTT
This genomic stretch from Globicephala melas chromosome 15, mGloMel1.2, whole genome shotgun sequence harbors:
- the CEP250 gene encoding centrosome-associated protein CEP250 isoform X2, whose amino-acid sequence is MEKADVVNKALREDVEKLTVDWSRARDELMRKESQWQMEQEFFKGYLKGEHGRLLGLWREVVTFRRHFLEMKSATDRDLTELKAEHVRLSGSLLTCCLRLTVGVPQSRESDGSGRLNGSEPSQLMLLLARTQELEKEAHERSQELTQLKSQGHLEKAELQDRVTELSALLTQSQKQNEDYEKMVKALRETMEILEANHAELMEHEASLSRNAQEEKLSLQQMIKDITQAMVEEEDNMAQASGHESSLELDPSGFSSQFDSQQPDKALSLVRSVLTQRRQAVQDLRQQLSGCQEAVSSLQQQHHQWEEEGEALRQRLQQLTGERDTLAGQTVDLQGEVDSLSRERELLQKTREELQQQLEVLEQEAWRLRRTNMELQLQGDCAQGEKEEQREELHLAIRERERLQETLAVLEAKQSESLSEVITLREALESSRLEGELLRQEQTEVTAALARAEQSIVELSSSENSLKAEVADLRAAAVKLSALNEALALDKVGLNQQLLQLEQENQSVCRRMEAAEQARNTLQVGLTEAERNKEALWEKNTHLEAQLQKAEETRAELQADLRGIQDEKEEIQEKLSEAHHQQEAALARVEQLHQEAKRQEEALAREVQEKEALAREKAALEVRLQAVERDQQDLSEQLRGLSSAKELLESSLFEAQQQNSLIEVTKGQLEVQIQTVTQAKEVIQGEVKCLQLELDTERSRAEQARDAAARQLAQAEQEEQAALQQLKSAHEEEVNRLQEKWERERSCHQQELDKALESLEREKMELETRLREQQAETEAMRTQRAEEQAEAESALCQMQLETEKERVSLLETLLQTQKELADASQQLERLRQDMKVQKLKEQETTGMLQTQLQEAQRALEQAAQQHKDSLAALQEEGGTLLRDKIDLQKQVEDLKSQLVSKEDSQRLVDQEVQEKLREAQECCRIQKELEREKASLTLSLAEKEQRLLVLQEADSVRQQELSSLRRDMQEAQAGQKELSAQVELLKQEVKEKEADFLAQEAQLLEELEAARVTEQQLQASLWAQETKAAQLQLRLRSTESHLDALAAGQQPGHQAQVQLASLCSVLQQALGSPYERGLELSGGGDSASSLWGPEPDQNGARILFKRWPLQTALSAEAVASALQKLHQDLWKTQRARDDLRDQARKLEQRLTDTEAEKNQIHTELQALQRQLSQNQEEKSNWEGKQNSLESELRELRETVTSFQSRLRQAELQGIEAQNERELLQAAKENLTAQVEHLQASVAEARAQASAAGVLEEDLRTVRSALKLKNEEVESERERAQALQEQGKLKVAQGKALQENLARLAQTLSEREEEVETLQGKIQVLEKQWEMQKAALEVLSLDLKKRTQEVDLQREQIRELEECRSVLEHLPMAVQEQEQKLTLQREQIKELEKDQEAQRNILEHQLLQLEKKAQVIESQKGQIEDLKKQLVTMERLALDLEENHHKVECQQKAIEELEGQREMQRVALTHLTLDLEERSQELQVQGSQIQELESQSTLLARELQEKDQEVTSQQDQIKELQRQKEHLTQDLERREQDMVLLKERIQVLEDQRTLQTKILEEDLEQIKLSLRERGRELASQRQLMQERAEEGKGQSKAQRGSLEHMKLILRDKEKELECQQERIQELQEHKDQLEQQLQGLHRKVGETSLLLTQQEQEIVVLQRHLQEAREQGELKEQALQGRLDEAQRALAQGARELEALQHQQQQQAQGQEESVKEQAGSLRQALEQAHATLQECQAELEGHKEHAQRLQEELAVERQRVQALEEVLGDLRAESREQEKALLALQQQCAAQAQEHEAEARTLRDSWLQAEVMLQERDREREALRADGQSSQCREEAARVQAEALQKALSKAQATLQEKEQHLLGQAELSRSLEASTATLQAALDSCQAQSRQLEEALRKREGEIEDQDLRHQEAVRQLQEALAQRDEELRHQRRQGQLLEKALAQRGLEDATQEKQEPRHEREEEETRGLRESLRQLRWTLAQKEEEILELREARPRKGLEDSPPSHRASPGEEPSPTLDSSGPRLQRELERLQVALRQTEAREIEWREKAQDLALSLAQSKASVSSLQEIALFLQASVRERDSEQQRLQDELELSRQALEKERLHNPGLTSRAERGPRGDPGAQLGEVSGAKTEPSPEVEEKQLWEQRLEHLQRAVARLEVDRSRLQHHNAQLRTTLEQVERERRKLKRDSLRASRAGVLESGEATAPSPTQQDGRGGQKGSSDARHMAELQKEVALLRAQLALERKQKQDYIARSVQTSRELAGLHHSLSHSLLAVAQAPEATVLEAETRKLDESLTQSLTSPGPVLLCPSPSTAQGTSR